In Phyllostomus discolor isolate MPI-MPIP mPhyDis1 chromosome 2, mPhyDis1.pri.v3, whole genome shotgun sequence, the following are encoded in one genomic region:
- the CGGBP1 gene encoding LOW QUALITY PROTEIN: CGG triplet repeat-binding protein 1 (The sequence of the model RefSeq protein was modified relative to this genomic sequence to represent the inferred CDS: substituted 1 base at 1 genomic stop codon), translated as MERFVVTAPPCSKPFXDCLYVTPLDRFTEFGGELHEDGGKLFCTSCNVVLNHVRKSAISDHLKSKTHTKRKAEFEEQNVRKKQRPLTASLQCNSTAQTEKVSVYPGLVKMCLEANIPLEKADHPAVRAFLSRHVKNGGSIPKSDQLRRAYLPDGYENENQLLNSQDC; from the coding sequence ATGGAAAGGTTTGTAGTGACAGCACCACCCTGCTCGAAACCGTTCTAAGACTGCTTGTATGTGACTCCTCTGGATCGATTCACTGAATTTGGAGGTGAGCTGCATGAAGATGGAGGAAAACTCTTCTGCACTTCTTGTAATGTGGTTCTGAATCATGTTCGCAAGTCTGCTATTAGTGACCACCTCAAGTCAAAGACTCATACCAAGAGGAAGGCAGAATTTGAAGAGCagaatgtgagaaagaagcaaaggCCTCTAACTGCATCCCTTCAGTGCAACAGTACTGCCCAAACAGAGAAAGTCAGTGTTTATCCAGGACTTGTGAAAATGTGCCTGGAAGCCAACATCCCACTTGAGAAGGCTGATCACCCAGCTGTCCGTGCTTTCCTGTCTCGCCATGTGAAGAACGGAGGCTCCATACCTAAGTCAGACCAGCTGAGGAGAGCATATCTACCCGATGGATATGAGAATGAGAATCAGCTCCTCAACTCACAAGATTGTTGA